A DNA window from Onthophagus taurus isolate NC chromosome 1, IU_Otau_3.0, whole genome shotgun sequence contains the following coding sequences:
- the LOC139429758 gene encoding putative autophagy-related protein 11 produces the protein MEQLTSAEAHIYLNNHYELSGDNDYNKSSSGSSGESDLDEEYYKNKPPPERTEELIANSVRVQPIKLSLHVESRDSSSDEEFAINTHLLKKNSIRVNGSMLNNGNKEEIKKEIEKEIAKKVKKNKKCVKNDVGVLQSYEETKLTKKSKRGKRGRGKNKQVSTNNDETKDVKTNNKVKKKNKNKIEDVKMKKGQENNHDENKEILEKHETIISSVNTVISCLKEEPKCDNEMHEDNTFTSSIKGEDKVKMKNSKEEEEKYLVDATADEDVTDSLNVNSPENEKDLNDNEKIENEKDFNSFLSEEPKSTDKKHDLIEGPKYFINTQNDNSFTLSVKVEDEVKMEDIKDENEDLVDATENADNVQKSSSKASKMSKRKRSRSKFKNVDRKLTLKYSDNEKVLNDNEKIENEKDFNSFFGEESKSNDLIEQPKDFINTQKDNSLTSSVKIEDEVEMEKVEIENEKDFNSFLSEEPESNGKKHDLIEEPKDFIKTQNDNSFMSSVNVEDEVEMEDVKNESEDLIDATGNDDNGQKSSSKASKMSKRKRSRSKFKNVTRKLTVKSSENEKVLNDNEEIENEKDFNSFLSKEPKFNDKNHDLIENPKDFIKTQNDNSFTSSVKVENKENVTRNLIVEISENERLLNDNQEIENQEEDFNPYVNNVGNLPFHPSWINFFKNNLVNIVNAEDFNTCRSPLKSKEEVEVENFEHEGEEYLVDATEKDGNVQKSSSKTAKMSKRKKSRSKFKNVTRTLTVKSLVNEKVLNDNEEIENAKVFNSFLSEQPKDFIKTQNDNSFTSSVKVEDEVEMEDVKDESEDLIDATGNADNGQKSSSKASKMSKRERSRSKFKNVTRKLTVKSSENEKVLNDNEEIENKRDFKSFLIEEQKSNDKKYDLIEEPKDFINTQNDNSFTSSVKVEDEVEMEDVKDESEALIDATENADNGQKSSSKASKMSKRKRGRSKFKNVTRKLTVKSSENEILLNDNEEIKNQEEDVNSYLNDIGNLPYHPSWHDFFKNNLINIVNAEDFNTCRSPLKSKEEVEVENFEHEGEEYLVDATEKDGNVQKSSSKTAKMSKRKKSRSKFKNVTRTLTVKSLVNEKVLNDNEEIENAKVFNSFLSEQPKDFIKTQNDNSFTSSVKVEDEVEMEDVKDESEDLIDATGNADNGQKSSSKASKMSKRERSRSKFKNVTRKLTVKSSENEKVLNDNEEIENKRDFKSFLIEEQKSNDKKYDLIEEPKDFINTQNDNSFTSSVKVEDEVEMEDVKDESEALIDATENADNGQKSSSKASKMSKRKRGRSKFKNVTRKLTVKSSENEILLNDNEEIKNQEEDVNSYLNDIGNLPYHPSWHDFFKNNLINIVNAEDFNTCRSPLKSKEEVEVENFEHEGEEYLVDATEKDGNVQKSSSKTAKMSKRKKSRSKFKNVTRTLTVKSLVNEKVLNDNEEIENEKDFNSFLSEELKSNDKKHDLIEEPKDFINTNVENVTRNLIVEILENERLLNDNQEIENQEEDFDSYLNNVGNLPFHPSWNNFFKNNLDECENKLLRYIIEDSFGEIEIFCINAVNCLISLNMSDHADDLQTELVLCQLVEEYLKNHYADNCCNYDEYSLSDDGRSELDE, from the exons ATGGAACAACTAACAAGTGCCGAAGCgcacatttatttaaataaccaTTATGAACTATCAGGTGATAAcgattacaacaaaagttCCAGCGGCAGCAGTGGTGAAAGTGATCTAGATGAAGAATACTATAAGAACAAACCACCCCCAGAAAGAACCGAAGAACTAATAGCCAATTCCGTTCGCGTACAaccaataaaattatcattacACGTTGAATCAAGGGATAGCAGTAGCGATGAAGAATTCGCAATTAATACAcacttattaaagaaaaatagtaTTCGTGTAAATGGTTCGATGTTAAATAATGGGAATAaggaagaaatcaaaaaagaaatcgaaaaagaaattgcaaaaaaagttaaaaaaaataaaaaatgtgtaaaaaatGATGTTGGAGTGCTACAAAGTTATGAAGAAACAAAATTGACCAAAAAATCTAAGAGGGGAAAACGAGGAAGGGgtaaaaataaacaagttaGTACTAACAACGATGAAACAAAAGATGTTAAGACGAATAACAAAgttaagaagaaaaataagaataagattGAAGATGTGAAAATGAAAAAGGGTCAAGAAAATAATCATGACGAAAACAAAGAAATCTTAGAAAAACATGAAACGATAATATCAAGTGTTAATACAGTTATTTCATGTCTGAAGGAAGAACCGAAATGTGATAACGAAATGCATGAAGATAACACATTTACATCTTCTATAAAAGGTGAAGATAAAGTTAAAATGAAGAATTCTAAAGAAGAAGAGGAGAAATATCTTGTAGATGCAACGGCCGATGAAGATGTTACTGATAGTTTAAACGTTAACTCTCCAGAAAACGAGAAAGATTTAaatgataatgaaaaaattgagaatGAAAAGGatttcaattcatttttaagtGAGGAACCCAAATCAACTGATAAAAAACATGACTTAATTGAAGGACCCAAATATTTCATTAACACTCAAAACGATAACTCATTTACTTTATCTGTAAAAGTTGAAGATGAAGTTAAAATGGAGGATATTAAAGATGAAAACGAAGATCTTGTAGATGCAACGGAAAATGCTGATAATGTGCAAAAATCAAGTTCAAAAGcctcaaaaatgtcaaaaaggaaaagaagtagaagcaaattcaaaaatgttgatcGTAAGCTAACTCTTAAATATTCAGATAACGAGAAAGTCTTAaatgataatgaaaaaattgagaatGAAAAGGATTTCAATTCATTTTTCGGTGAAGAATCTAAATCTAATGACTTAATTGAACAACCCAAAGATTTCATTAACACTCAAAAAGATAACTCATTGACTTCATCTGtaaaaattgaagatgaagttgaaatggaaaaagttgaaattgaGAATGAAAAAGatttcaattcatttttaagtGAAGAACCCGAATCTAATGGTAAAAAACATGACTTAATTGAAGAACCCAAAGATTTCATTAAAACTCAAAACGATAACTCGTTTATGTCATCTGTAAATGTTGAAGATGAGGTTGAAATGGAGgatgtcaaaaatgaaagcGAAGATCTCATAGATGCAACGGGGAATGACGATAACGGGCAAAAATCAAGTTCAAAAGCCTCAAAAATGTCGAAAAGGAAAAGAAGTAGaagcaaattcaaaaatgttactcgTAAGCTAACTGTTAAATCTTCAGAAAACGAGAAAGTCTTAAatgataatgaagaaattgagaatgaaaaagatttcaattcatttttaagtAAAGAACccaaatttaatgataaaaaccatgatttaattgaaaaccCCAAAGATTTCATTAAAACTCAAAACGATAACTCATTTACTTCATCTGTAAAAGttgaaaacaaagaaaatgtaactcgtaatttaattgttgaaatttcAGAAAACGAGAGACTCTTAAATGATAATCAAGAGATTGAGAATCAGGAAGAAGACTTCAATCCATATGTAAATAATGTAGGCAATTTACCATTCCACCCGTCATggataaatttctttaaaaataacttggtaaatattgttaatgCTGAAGATTTTAACACATGTAGGTCACCTTTAAAATCTAAGGAGGAAGTTGAAGTAGAGAATTTTGAACATGAAGGCGAAGAATATCTTGTAGATGCGACGGAAAAAGATGGCAATGTGCAAAAATCAAGTTCAAAAACCgctaaaatgtcaaaaagaaaaaaaagtagaagcaaattcaaaaatgttactcgTACGCTAACTGTTAAATCTTTAGTAAACGAGAAAGTCTTAAatgataatgaagaaattgaGAATGCAAAAgttttcaattcatttttaagtGAACAACCCAAAGATTTCATTAAAACTCAAAACGATAATTCATTTACTTCATCTGTAAAAGTTGAAGATGAAGTTGAAATGGAGGATGTCAAAGATGAAAGCGAAGATCTCATAGATGCAACGGGGAATGCCGATAACGGGCAAAAATCAAGTTCAAAAGCCTCAAAAATGTCGAAAAGGGAAAGAAGTAGaagcaaattcaaaaatgttactcgTAAGCTAACTGTTAAATCTTCAGAAAACGAGAAAGTCTTAAatgataatgaagaaattgaGAATAAAAGAGatttcaaatcatttttaattgaagaaCAAAaatctaatgataaaaaatatgaCTTAATTGAAGAACCCAAAGATTTCATTAACACTCAAAACGATAACTCATTTACTTCATCTGTAAAAGTTGAAGATGAAGTTGAAATGGAGGATGTCAAAGATGAAAGCGAAGCTCTCATAGATGCAACTGAGAATGCTGATAACGGGCAAAAATCAAGTTCAAAAGCCTCAAAAATGTCGAAAAGGAAGAGAGGTAGaagcaaattcaaaaatgttactcgTAAGCTAACTGTTAAATCTTCAGAAAACGAGATACTCTTAAATGACaatgaagaaattaagaaTCAGGAAGAAGATGTCAATTCATATCTAAATGATATAGGCAATTTACCATACCACCCTTCATGGCatgatttctttaaaaataacttgataaatattgttaatgcTGAAGATTTTAACACATGTAGGTCACCTTTAAAATCTAAGGAGGAAGTTGAAGTAGAGAATTTTGAACATGAAGGCGAAGAATATCTTGTAGATGCGACGGAAAAAGATGGCAATGTGCAAAAATCAAGTTCAAAAACCgctaaaatgtcaaaaagaaaaaaaagtagaagcaaattcaaaaatgttactcgTACGCTAACTGTTAAATCTTTAGTAAACGAGAAAGTCTTAAatgataatgaagaaattgaGAATGCAAAAgttttcaattcatttttaagtGAACAACCCAAAGATTTCATTAAAACTCAAAACGATAATTCATTTACTTCATCTGTAAAAGTTGAAGATGAAGTTGAAATGGAGGATGTCAAAGATGAAAGCGAAGATCTCATAGATGCAACGGGGAATGCCGATAACGGGCAAAAATCAAGTTCAAAAGCCTCAAAAATGTCGAAAAGGGAAAGAAGTAGaagcaaattcaaaaatgttactcgTAAGCTAACTGTTAAATCTTCAGAAAACGAGAAAGTCTTAAatgataatgaagaaattgaGAATAAAAGAGatttcaaatcatttttaattgaagaaCAAAaatctaatgataaaaaatatgaCTTAATTGAAGAACCCAAAGATTTCATTAACACTCAAAACGATAACTCATTTACTTCATCTGTAAAAGTTGAAGATGAAGTTGAAATGGAGGATGTCAAAGATGAAAGCGAAGCTCTCATAGATGCAACTGAGAATGCTGATAACGGGCAAAAATCAAGTTCAAAAGCCTCAAAAATGTCGAAAAGGAAGAGAGGTAGaagcaaattcaaaaatgttactcgCAAGCTAACTGTTAAATCTTCAGAAAACGAGATACTCTTAAATGACaatgaagaaattaagaaTCAGGAAGAAGATGTCAATTCATATCTAAATGATATAGGCAATTTACCATACCACCCTTCATGGCatgatttctttaaaaataacttgataaatattgttaatgcTGAAGATTTTAACACATGTAGGTCACCTTTAAAATCTAAGGAGGAAGTTGAAGTAGAGAATTTTGAACATGAAGGCGAAGAATATCTTGTAGATGCGACGGAAAAAGATGGCAATGTGCAAAAATCAAGTTCAAAAACCgctaaaatgtcaaaaagaaaaaaaagtagaagcaaattcaaaaatgttactcgTACGCTAACTGTTAAATCTTTAGTAAACGAGAAAGTCTTAAatgataatgaagaaattgagaatgaaaaagatttcaattcatttttaagtGAAGAACTCAaatctaatgataaaaaacatGACTTAATTGAAGAACCCAAAGATTTCATTAACACAAACGTAGAAAATGTAACTCgtaatttaattgttgaaattttagaaaacGAGAGACTCTTAAATGATAATCAAGAAATTGAGAATCAGGAAGAAGACTTCGATTCATATCTAAATAATGTAGGCAATTTACCATTCCACCCGTCATggaataatttctttaaaaacaacttagACGAATgtgaaaacaaattattacgCTATATTATAGAAGATTCATTTGgtgaaatagaaattttttgtattaatgcA gttaattGTCTAATATCTTTAAATATGAGTGACCACGCTGATGATCTTCAAACTGAATTAGTACTATGTCAATTGGTTGAAGAATATTTGAAGAATCATTATGCAGATAATTGCTGCAATTATGATGAGTATAGTTTATCTGATGATGGAAGAAGTGAATTGGACGAATAA